The genomic window ATTGCCGGGAAAAATAATAGGGATCTTCGAATCCGACTCGCGCGGCGACTTCCTTGATTTTTAAACCCCTGACTTGCATGAGTTGACAGGCTTCTTTTATTCGTAGATCCGTGAGGAAATTCAATGGTGTTTTTCCGATCGTTTTCATGAATAATTTTCTCAAGTGATCCGGACTGACCCCGAGTTTCTCTATGGCTTGGCTGAGCTGAAATCCTGAATTGCCGATATTGTCAAAAAGCAGATGACGGAGTTTCTCCACTGATGGATGGATATCCTGCGAAGTAGACCAACGATCAAAGAGGAGGATGATGGCGTCAAAAAGGTGTTGAGAGATGTAATAAGAGTTTTTTTGGCCAAAACGCATTTCTTTGAGGATCATGGTGCTCAGGGAGAGGAATTCCTGTTGGGGGGTATCCTGATAAACCATGACGCCCCCGGTTTTTGAAAAGGGAAATTCATCCGTCCCCATATGAATATTCCGGTAACCTTCCTCACTGACCTCCTCTTGGGGAATATGGGGCGGCATACAGATAATGGTGCCCGGCTGGAAGGCAATCCATTCTTTTCCGATCCGGGTTTTGCCTTGCC from Verrucomicrobiota bacterium includes these protein-coding regions:
- a CDS encoding AraC family transcriptional regulator, whose product is MAKFLGIGFLPEPLMRYPEHKDKHWELVLYTHGQGKTRIGKEWIAFQPGTIICMPPHIPQEEVSEEGYRNIHMGTDEFPFSKTGGVMVYQDTPQQEFLSLSTMILKEMRFGQKNSYYISQHLFDAIILLFDRWSTSQDIHPSVEKLRHLLFDNIGNSGFQLSQAIEKLGVSPDHLRKLFMKTIGKTPLNFLTDLRIKEACQLMQVRGLKIKEVAARVGFEDPYYFSRQFKKVTGKSPQTYQDSL